One Streptomyces umbrinus genomic window, AGGTCGTCACGCAGCGCGTGCGCCAGCCGTGCCGCCCGGCCCCCGATCTCGGCGAACGAGCGCCTCTGCGGCTCCCCCTCACCGGTCCAGGTGATCACCTGAGACGAACCGTGGATCGTCGACCCGTGGGTCAGGATCCTCGAGATCAGCAGCGGTACGTCCTGCATCGTGCTCAGCACGGCGTCCTCCCGGGGGCGACATTGCCTACGCGGTAGTAAGGGTTGGGCTGATTCTGCTCACATACCGCGCGGTATGTCACTACTCCGGGATGATCGATCACGTCACGACAGGATTCCTTGCCCCGGCGTGAACAGTGCGCTTGCCCAGCTCTGATCAGCGCACGGGACCCAGCTCGGGGTCCTCACGAAGCTTGCCCAGCGCACGCGACACGGCCGACTTGACCGTACCGATCGACACTCCCAGCACGTCCGCCGTCTGCGCCTCGCTGAGGTCCTCGTAGTACCGCAGGACGACCATCGCCCGCTGCCGCGCAGGCAACTTCATGATCGCGCGCCACATCGCGTCGTGCAGCGCCTGCTGTTCCGCCGGGTCCCCGGCCGGCGGAGCCTCCGGCTCCGGCAGCTCGTCGCACGCGAACTCGTCGACCTTCCGCTTCCGCCACTGCGACGTCCGCGTGTTCAGCAGGGCGCGCCGTACATAGCCGTCGAGGGCCCGGTGGTCCTCGATCCGCTCCCACGCGACATACGTCTTCGTGAGTGCGGTCTGCAGCAGGTCCTCCGCGTCGCTCGGGTTCGCGGTCAGCGAGCGAGCAGTACGCAGCAGCACGGGTTGGCGGGCCTTGACGTACGAGGAGAACGACGGGTACGCAAGGGTCCGCGTCGCCGCATTCGAAGCGCTGGTGCAGACGGTTGTGGTCATGGCTCCACGCTAGGAGCGCCCCCTACTCCAGCGGATCGGCCGCAGGTCCCGAAGCCGTGTCCGCCTCAGGTTGTAGGAGGGGGGCTGGCCCCACCTACTGAAGGTGGACGCCGGGCCCCGGCCCCCTGAGGGTTCACCCCTGAGGACCGCTCCCCTGGCAGTAGCCCGGACCCGGGAATCATGCGGGAGTAGTACGTCCGCACTCCGTGGGCTCTCCCGGAGGGTACGCCGGGCGCCCACCGAGCGCGAAAACGAGCGCCTTGGGCTGCGCTGGGCCTCGACCCGGACACGTACTCCGGCCCGGCCTGGACAGGCACCCCGCCCCGCCCGGACGCGCACCGCAGTCATCCACCCCGCCTCCGCCATCAGCCCCGATCGTCCGAGCCCAGGATCAACCCCGAGGTGGGGACCCCCGTACCCGCCGTCACCAGCACCCGGCCGGCCCCGGGTATCTGGTTCACGGATGTGCCCCGGAGTTGTCGTACGCCTTCGGCCACACCGTTCATCCCGTGCAGATACGCCTCCCCGAGCTGCCCTCCGTGCGTGTTCAACGGCAACCGCTCCTCGGCGACGAAGTCCGCGGCCTCGCCCGGCTTGCAGAAACCGAACTCCTCCAACTGCGTCAGCACGAACGGTGTGAAGTGGTCGTACAGGATCCCCACGTCTATTCCGGCCGGCGTCAGCCCGGACGTGCGCCACAGCTGCCGCGCCACCACGCCCATCTCCGGCAGCCCCGTCAGGTCGTCCCGGTAGTAGCTGGTCATCTGCTCCTGCGCGCGCCCCGCGCCCTGGGCGGCCGCGGTGATCACGGCGGGCGGATGCGGCAGGTCTCGCGCCCGCTCCACCGAGGTGACGACCAGGGCCTGGCCGCCGTCGGTCTCCTGACAGCAGTCCAGCAGCCGCAACGGCTCGACGATCCACCGCGACGCTGCATGGTCGGCGAGTGTGATCGGTTTGCCGTGGAAGTACGCCGCCGGGTTGGTCGCCGCGTACTTCCGGTCGACGACCGCGACCTGGCCGAACGCCTCGGGTGTCAGTCCGTACGTGTGCAGATAGCGCTGGGCCGCCATCGCCACCCAGGACGCGGGCGTGAGCAGTCCGAACGGAAGCGACCAGCCGAGCGCGGCGCCCTCGGCCGACGGCTCACGCCGCTGCACCCCGGAACCGAATCTCCGGCCCGACCGCTCGTTGAACGCCCGGTAGCAGACCACCACCTCGGCCACGCCCGTGGCCACGGCGAGAGCCGCCTGCTGGACGGTCGCGCAGGCCGCGCCTCCGCCGTAGTGGATCCGCGAGAAGAAGGACAGCTCGCCCATGCCGACCGCCTGGGCGACGGTGATCTCCGGGCTGGTGTCCATCGTGAACGTCACCATCCCGTCCACGTCGGCCGGTGTGAGACCGGCGTCGTCGAGCGCGGCCCGCACCGCCTCGACGGCCAGCCGCAGTTCGCTGCGCCCAGAGTCCTTGGAGAACTCGGTGGCCCCGATCCCGACGATCGCCGCCCGCCCGCCGAGCGTGTCCTTCGTCCGCACGCTCATGGCCGACTCCCCGCCTCGTGGATCGCGGCACCCTCGGCTCCCTCAATGCCCTCGGCGCCCTCAGCACCTTCGGCTCCGGCGGCTCCGGGGACCGTGACCGTGACCGTCCCGGTGACATGTCTGCCGATCCCGTTGGCCCCCACCACCCTGACCGTCGCCGTGTCGCCCTCGACCGCCTCCACCGAGCCGGTCAACACCATCGTGTCGCCGGGGTAGTTGGGCGCACCCAGTCTGATCGCGACCCTCCGCAGCACGGACCGGGGTCCGAACCGGTCGGTGATGTAGCGCCCGACCAGCCCGTTCGTCGTCAGGATGTTCATGAAGATGTCCGGCGAACCCTTCTGCCGGGCGAGCTCCGCGTCGTGGTGCACGTCCTGGTAGTCCCTCGACGCGATCGCCCCGGCGACGATGAGCGTGCGGGTGATCTCGATCTCCAGCGGCGGCAGGACGTCCCCGACCCGCACCGCCCCGACCTCGGTGTTCATGCGTCCCCCTCTCCATGCACGATCAACGCCCCCAACTCCTGGAGCACTTCGCTTCCGCACCCCAGATACGCGTCCAGTTGCCGACCCCACAGAAAGTGCCGGTGCACGGGATGGTCGAGGTCGGCCCCCATACCGCCGTGCAGATGCTGTCCCGCGTGCACCACGCGCTGCCCCGCCTCCGACGCCCACCAGGCCGCAGTCAGCGCGTGCGTCGCGTAGTCCAGCCCCTCGTCCCGCCGCCAGGCCGCTTCGTAGGCCGTGACCCGTATCGCCTCGGTGTCCATGTACGCGTCGGCCGCCCGGAGTTGGACCCCCTGCTTGGTCGCGAGCGGTCTCCCGAACTGCTCGCGGGTGTTGGTGTGGTCGACCGCCCGGGCCACCGAACCCGCGCACACCCCGGCCTGCAGCCCCGCGAAGGCGGTACGCGCGGTGGCCAGCACGTCGTCGTACGCTTCCTGGCCCGCCACCTCCGCGCCGGAACCACCAACCCGCTCGCCCAGCCGCTCGCCCGGTGTCCCGTCCAGCGTCAGCCGTCCCGCCGACCAGGGCGCCGTCAGCTCGACGGGCTCGCAGCGCGCGTCGACGGTCCGTACGAGCCACAGGCCGTGCTCGTCGTCGGCGACGAGGACATGCGTGGCGTCGCGGAGCCACGGCACCACGGGGACCGCACCGCTCAACTCCCCGGATCCGCCCACCCATACGGCCGCCTCGGGCAGGGCGCCGGTCACGACCACTGTGCCGTCCCCGATCGCGGGCAGCAGCCGCTCCCGCTGCTCCGCCGAGCCATGGGCCGACACTGCCAGCAGCCCGTACACACAGCTCGCCGCGAACGGCACCTGGGCCGTGGTCCGCCCCTGCTCCTCCAGCAGGAGCACCAGCCCGAGGAGCCCTATGTCCTCGACTGCGGCCGGCAACCCGGCCTCGCACAACGCCTTCCACAGCTCGGCGTCGCTGCCGGTGCCCGCCGCTGTCAGCCGCTCATGGGTGGACAGGTCGCCGAAGATCCGCGCGGCCAGATCGCGGGCCGCCGCCTGCTCCTCCGTGGGCGTGAAGTCCATGTCAGCCCCCGCTCCTCTCGACGGCCCGGAAGACCGGCAGCTCCAACTCCTCGTCCACCTGCTCGAACTCCAGCCTGACCGGCATCCCGATCCGCACCCGGTCGTGCGGCACCCCTACCACGTTGCTGATCATCCGCACGCCCTCCGCGAGTTCGATCAGCCCCACCGCGTACGGCGGATCGAAGGCAGGGAAGGGCGGGTGGTGCATCACCACGTACGAGTAGACGGTCCCGTCGCCGCCCGCCTCGACCGTGTCCCAGTCCGGGCAACCGCACGCGTTGCACCCCGGCAGCCAGGGGAACCGCAGCGTCCTGCATCCGTCGCAGCGCTGTATGAGCAGACGGTGCCGGGAAACGCCCTCCCAGAAGCCGGCGTTGTCGCGATTGACGACGGGGCGGGGCCGCTTGGGCTGCTCGGACCGCTCGGGCCGTGAGACCTCGGCGGCCACCACGGTCTTCGCAACCACGCCTGCCCCCTCCGCCCTCGGAGCGCTCCTTCTCCGAGCCGCGGGCACGTACTTCAGGATCCGGAACCGATGTGTCCCCACCGGCCGGCCGGCCACCCGGACATCCATCCGCGTCGTGACGAAATACCCCGTGCCCAGCTTGGTCGTCTTGCGCTCGGAGACCGACTCGATCACCGCGTCGAAGGTGATCGCGTCCCCGGGCCGCAGCGGCCGCAGATACTCCTGCTCGCAGTCGGTGGCGACCACGGAGGTGTACCCGGCGTCGTCGAACAGCCCGAGCAGTTCGTCGTACGCCTCGGAACGCCCCGCGTGCCCGGAGAGACCTCCCATCGTCCACGCCTGGAGCATGGTGGGCGGCGCTGTGGCGTCCGCCCCCGCGTACGCCGGATTCGTGTCTCCCATTGCCTCGCACCAGTGCCGGATCATCGGTTCGTTGACCAGGTCCTTGCCCACCCCGCCGACCGCGGCGGCCTGCCCCTCGTACACCTTCACCCGCTCGAACACGTCCTCGTACCCGCCGCCCCCGCCCAAGGCCGCCGCCCCCTCTCCGCCCGGAGCCTCCCGCTCGCTCACCGCCGCCCCCTGGTCATCCCGAGCCGCATCGTCGCCACGATCTCCCGCTGCACCTCGCTCACCCCGCCCCCGAACGTGTTGATCTGTGCCGCCCTGTTCATCCGCTCCAGTTCGCCGTCCCCGAACACACCCGGCGAACCGGAACGGACCAGCGCATCCGATCCGACGATTTCCTGACACATTCGGTACACCGCGACCGCCGATTCGGTTCCCACGACTTTCACGCCGCTCGCATCGCCGGGTGCCAGCCGGCCGGCCCCCACATCACCCACCAAACGCCAGTTGAGCAGGCGTGTTGCCGCCAGCCGGGCATGTACTTCGGCCAGCCTCGACCGCACCCACGGCTCGTCAACCCTGCGCCGCCCAGTCACCGGATCGGGGGTACGGGCGGCGGCCAGGGCGGCCGCGTAGAAGTCCTCTGCCTGCATGCCGATCGCCGCGAGCGCGACCCGCTCGTGGTTGAGCTGGTTGGTGATGAGCCCCCAGCCGCCGTTCTCCTCACCGACGAGGTTGGCCGCCGGGACCCGGATGCCGTCGTAGTACGTGGCTGTCGTGGTCAGCCCGCCCACCGTCGCGATCGGCGTCCACGAGAACCCGGGGGCGTCGGTGGGCACGAGCAGGATCGAGATCCCCTTGTGCTTCGGCGCGTCGGGGTCCGTACGGCAGGCGAGCCAGATCCAGTCGGCCTGCTGGGCGTTGGAGGTGAACACCTTCTGCCCGTCGACAAGCCACTCACCGCCGCTCCCGGCGCTCCCAGGGCCCTTCTCGCTGTCCTCGTGTCCGTCGCCGCCCACCCGCACGGCCCGGGTCCGCAGCGACGCCAGGTCCGTCCCCGCGGACGGCTCGCTGTACCCGATGGCGAACACGAGTTCCCCGCGCAGGATCCGCGGCAGAAAGTAGCCCTTCTGTTCCTCGGTCCCGTACTTCATGAGCGTCGGCCCGACCGTGTTGAGCGTGACCATGGAGACCGGAGCGCCCGCCCGGTATGCCTCGTCGAAAAAGACGAACTGCTCGTCGGCGCCGCGCCCCTGCCCCCCGTACGCGACGGGCCAGCCGAGCCCCAGCCACCCGTCGGCACCGATCCGGCGCAACAGCGCCCGCTGCTGTTCCGGGACACCCGGCGCAACAAGGTCCCCGGGCGGCGGCGGTCCGTCCGGCATCAGGTCCCGGAAGTACGTACGGAGTTCGGCGCGCAGTCGTCGCTGGCGCTCGGTGGTGGCGAGATGCACGACGACGGCCCTCCCGGACCTCGTACGAACAAGGGTTTCTGACTGTCCGTCAGATATGTGTGTCTGTCAAGGTCACGGACCTCGACCGCCGGGGTCGCGATCGCCAGCCCGGCACACATGCGGGAAACGTCTGCGCGGCAGCACCCAAGTGCCGCCGCGCAGACGTGTTACCACCCCACAAAGCACCCCACTGAGGAGGTGTACGACCGCCGGGGGTCTCCAGTCCCCGACAGCCGCCGGCTCACCAGAGCTTGGTGAAGTTGACGGCGGTGTTCTCGTTCGACTGGTCGATGGCCGTGAACGCGGAACCGTTCACCTGGGCCGTGTTGCTCTGGTTCGAGGCACCGGAGCCGACGGCCTGCTGCTGCGTCGTGGACGAGGTCCCGTAGTTGTCGCCACCGACGCCGCTGCCGACGACGTTCGCCACGGCCGCGTTCGATCCGTTGTCCGCGAAGGCGCCGTTGTCGGCCGCCGCAACGCCCGTGAAGAGGGCGGCGGCGAGCGGCAGGGCTGCCGCGGCGGCGAGAAGGCGGACGGTACGGATGCTTGCCATGTCTTTTCCTCCAGAAGCGGAAGTTCGCACCGGCCAGGACCGGCTGAGTACGGCTTGTTCCAAGGCAGTTGGCCGACCGCCTCGATGTCTGTCACAACGTCGCGAGATCAGAATTGCCCTCCGAATCCCCGGCGAACCACCCCGGAAGGCACTATTCGCTCGCAAGCGTGAGGACATGTCGATAAACCCCCTTCGCGCGACCAAAACCGCAGATCAGGGCGGTGCGGGCGACTCAATCCCATACGCCGCAAGGGACGAAGCGTTCCGGCACGTTTTCAGCCAATCCCACGGGGCCGGTTTCCACCCCCCTGGCCCGGCGCTCCTTCGCCCAACCCCCGGAGCGCCTCTTCCTTTTTTCGAACACTCGTACGAGCATGGAGTCATGGCCACCATCGACCGGCAGGCCACGACGCTGGCCCTCGCACACGCCCTGTCAGCCGCCGAACGCGGACTGGCCGTCATCCCGCTGTCCCGAACCAAACTTCCGGCACTGCGCTCCCCGCACCGCGACGACCCGACGGCACCGCTCTGTCACGGCGAGTGCGGCCGCTTCGGGCACGGTGTGTACGACGCCTCGATCGACCCGCTGCGTATCCGAGAGCTCTTCGCCGCCGCCCCCTGGGCCACCGGCTACGGCATCGCCTGCGGGCTGGACCCCCATCGCCTGATCGGCATCGACCTCGACACCAAATCGGGTACGGACTCGTCCGCGGCACTCCGGGAACTGGCCCTGCGCCACCTGTTCACGATCCCCGAGACGGTCGTCGTGCTGACCCCCAGCGGCGGCCGCCACGTCTGGCTGAGCGGCCCGCCCGACGTCGTCGTCCCCAACTCGGCGGGCCGCCTGGCCCCGGGAATCGACATCCGCGGCGCGGGCGGCTACCTCGTGGGCCCCGGCTCACGAACCGAACACGGCGCCTACAGCACGGCCCCGGGCACCGCCCACCTGGCACCCGCCGCCTGCCCGCCGTCCCTTCTGCAGCTCCTCCTGCCCCCGCCCCGCACCGGCCGCCACGCCGGACCCGCCTCGGCGGGCCAACACGGCCAGGGCCTCGTCCAGTTCGTCCTCGCCGCCCATGAGGGCCAGCGCAACACCCGCCTCTTCTGGGCCGCCTGCCGCGCCTACGAGAACGGCCTCGGCCCGGACCTCACCGAAGCCCTGGTCGACGCCGCCGTCCGGACCGGCCTCACCGAACGCGAGGCCCGCTCCACCATCACCTCGGCATCCCGCATGACGAGGCACCGCCCGTAGCCCCGCCACAACCGAAAAAGTCCCCTCCAGGTGCCCAGAAAACCGAGACAAACCGAAAAACGACCACTCGCGCGCGCGTGCACACCAAAAACGCCTGCACACCACCAAGAACAAGCAGGGGCGTCCGGAACCTCTCGGTTCCGGACGCCCCTGCTTCTCGCACTGCGGTGGGTGTGGGATTTGAACCCACGGTCACATCGCTGCGACGACGGTTTTCAAGACCGTTCCCTTAGGCCGCTCGGGCAACCCACCCCGCGCCGCTGAGAGATCGGCGCGGGGACAAGACTAACGGGTCAGCTGTCGCCCTCGCGCTGGCCCAGGGTGACTTCGGCCGTCTGCTGCTTGCCGTCGCGGGTGTAGGTGAGTTTGACGGTGTCGCCGGGCTTGTGGGTCCAGATCTCGCCGATGAGGGTGGGGCCGCTGTCGATCACCCGGTCGTCGAGCTTGGTGATGACGTCGCCGGGCTTGAGGCCGGCCTTGGCGGCGGGGCCGTTCGGCGTGACCGCGTCCGAGCCGCTGGCGCCCTGCTCGGTGATCTTCGCGCCCGTGCCCTCCTCCAGGGAGACCGAGGCGCCGATCACCGGGTAGACGGGCTTGCCGGTCTTGATCAGCTGCTGGGCGACGGTCTTCGCCTGGTTGATCGGGATCGCGAAGCCCAGGCCGATGGAACCGGACTGGCTCGTGCCGCCCAGGCCGCCGCCGCTGGAGGACTGGATGGCGGAGTTGATGCCGATGACCGAGCCGTTCGCGTCCAGCAGCGGGCCGCCGGAGTTGCCCGGGTTGATCGAGGCATCAGTCTGCAGGGCGCTCATGTACGAGGCCTTGCTCTGGGCGCTGCCGTCGCTGGAGGCCACCGGGCGGTTCTTGGCGCTGATGATGCCCGTGGTCACCGTGTTCGACAGACCGAAGGGCGCGCCGATCGCGATCGTCGAGTCGCCGACTGCGATCTCGTCGGAGTTGCCCAGGTGCAGCGGCTTGAGGTCGCTCGGTGCGTTCTTGAGCTTGATGACCGCGACGTCGTAGCCCTGAGCGTGGCCGACCACCTCGGCGTCGTACTTCTTGCCGTTCGAGAAGGTCGCCGAGAGCTTGCCGCTGTCGACCGCCTCCGCCACCACGTGGTTGTTGGTGAGGATGTGGCCCTGGGTGTCGAAGACGAAGCCGGTGCCCGTGCCGCCCTCGCCGTTGCTCCCCTCGGCCTCGATGGTGACCGTACTCGGCAGCGCGGTGGCGGCCACGGTCGCGACCGTGCCCGGGTCACGCTTGAGGTCGCCGCCGCTCTGGGAGGCGGCAACCGTCGTCGAGCCCGTGGAGTCGTCGTTCCGGTCGGCCGCCCAGTAGCCGATGCCACCGCCCACGCCGCCCGCGACCAGCGCGGCCACCAGGACCGCGGCGACCAGACCGCCGCGCCCGCCCGACTTGGGCTTGGGCGCCGGCTGTTGGTACGAGGAGCCCCAGACATCGCCCGAACCGCCCTCGCCCCCGCTCGCGTACGACGGTGTGGCCGGCGGCGGAGGCGGCCAGGCGCCCGCTTCCGGTGCCGGGCCCGCGGCCTCGGGCGCCCCGGAGGGAACCGGGGGCAACGTGGCCGTCGGCGCGCCTTCCTGGGGAACGCCCGACTCCTGGGGGTAGGCCGGTCCCTGGGACGGAGCCGTGCCCCGATGGGGGTCCACGGGATCCGGTCCCGGCGACACCCCCTGCTCCGGCGGCACGGAAGCAGCAGGAGTGTCCACCGGCACGGGAGGTGCAGACGGGGCCGGGGGTACCGCAGTGCCCTCGTTCTCGGTGCTCACAGCTCTTCCTCTCGATCCACGGCTGTTCAGTCAGGTCGCACTCGGTCACGATCACTCACGTGTGTTCATGACTCCACCCGCATGTGTTCAGGAACCGGCGCGATTCAGCTGTGCATGTGCTTTTGTATGCCGTCAGCTTTTCCCATGGGCCGTCAGGGCACCATAAGCGGTGCCTGTGACTCCGGGATCTTCATTTATATCGGACAGGTCCGACAAAACCATCGCATGCACCACGCCATCGACCTCACGCCTACCCACTCGCGATGGCACCATGACGCGGTGACCCACGCACGACAGCACCTGAACCAGGTCGTCGCCCACCGCGGGGCCTCCGAAGAGGCCCCGGAGCACACCCTGGCCGCGTACGAGAAGGCGATCGAGGACGGGGCGGACGCCCTGGAGTGCGATGTACGGCTGACCGCGGACGGACATCTCGTCTGCGTCCACGACCGCCGCGTCAACCGCACTTCCAACGGCCGCGGCGCCGTCTCCGCCCTGGAGCTCGCCGACCTCGCCACCCTGGACTTCGGCTCCTGGAAGAACCGCGACGAAGCGCCCGACTGGGAACAGCAGCGGCCCCCGTCCTGGGAGCAGCAGTCCGTCCTCACCCTGGAGCGGCTGCTCGAACTCGTCGCCGACGCCGGCCGTCCCGTACAGCTCGCCATCGAGACGAAGCACCCCACGCGCTGGGCGGGCCAGGTCGAGGAGCGCCTGCTCGTACTGCTGAAGCGCTTCGGCCTGGACGCTCCGCCCTCGGCCGCCGAGTCGCCCGTACGCGTCATGAGTTTCTCGGCGCGCTCGCTGCACCGCGTCCGCGCCGCGTCCCCGACCCTGCCGACCGTCTATCTCATGCAGTTCGTCTCGCCCCGGCTGCGCGACGGTCGACTGCCCGCAGGGGTGCGGATCGCGGGTCCCTCGATGCGCATCGTCCGCAATCACCCGGCGTACATCGAGCGCCTGAAGCGTGCCGGACATCACGTTCACGTATGGACGGTGAACGAGCCCGAGGATGTCGATCTCTGTGTCGAGCTGGGCGTCGACGCCATCATCACCAACCGCCCGCGCGCGGTGCTCCACCAGTTGGGCCGCTGACCTGGGGCCCTGTGGGGCCCTCGCTCAGCCACCCCTCGCACCTCGGCCACATCGTCGAATTCTGGCCACGCGATTACAGGGAGTGCACCGGCGCGTTCGATCCGTATTCGATCGTTACGAGTGCGTCACTGCACGTGCATTGGCCGGTTTCCGGTCCAGTCCAGAGGGGCATTCACACCGTGGCGTGGGGCAAAGGAGGTCTCGGGGGTGGCGTTGGTGGTGGCACAGGAGGTGCCCACGTCGTCGAGCATGGCCGTACCCCATGGCCCTGCGGGCGTGGGGGAAGCAAGACACCGGATGCGGGCTCAGCTGCGCACCGGCGGTGTGGCGGAAACGGTCATCGACGATGCCGTATTGATCCTTTCCGAACTATTGAGCAACGCCTGCCGACACGGCAGGCCGTTGGGTGACGCACTGGCAGGGGATGGCGACGTCCGGGCCGCGTGGCGCGTCGAACCGACCGGCAGGCTCACCGTCGAGGTGACGGACGGCGGCGGTCCGACCCGTCCGGTTCCGGCCACACCCTCGGTCACCGCGCGCGGCGGCCGCGGGCTCAACATCATCACGGCGCTGGCCGACGACTGGGGCGTCCGGGACGACGCCCGCGGTGAGGTCACGGTGTGGGTGGTCGTGCACAAGGACGCACACGCCGGACATCGCCGCGACGACTTCGCCGCGCGGGTCACGGCCCCGTCGGTGTCCGCGATACCCGACCTCGACTTCGGGAACGCTTTCGACAGCCTGGACTGAGAACGACCCGGGCCGACGGCGGCCCGAGCCGGGGAACGCCTGAACCGACAGCGGCCCGAGCCGAGGGCGACCCGAGCCGAGAATCACCTCACCCCCAGGACGACCCGAAGCCCGGACGGCCCGAACCCAGGACGACCTGGGCCGAAGCAACCCGAAGCAGACGGAAGCACTGGTTCGAGGACGAACCGAATCACCGCTTCCGGGACGACTCGGCACGTTGGCCACAGGGTCCCGTGGCTCCCCGTACGAGCGGCTAGGCTCGCGCCCGTACGAGTCGAGCCGTAACCGGGAGACATCCACGATGGCCAAGAAGCGACCCCAGACGAAGGCCAAGCAGCCTCAGCTGACGGATGGAGAGATCCCGGTCGTCGGGGCGCGCGAGCCCTGCCCATGCAACAGCGGCCGCCGTTACAAGGCCTGTCACGGACGGGCCGCCGCGCACGCCGTGACCGAGCTGGTGCACCGCCCCTTCGAAGCACTGGCGGGCGAAGCGGACTGGATCGCGCTGCGCGAGCTGGTGCCCGCGGCCACCGTCGAGCTGCATCTGAAGGAGGCGCTCCCGGAGGGCGTCCCGTCGGTCACACTCGCGACGGTGCTGCCGATGGCGTGGCCCGCGCTGCGCCGCGAAGACGGCTCGGTCCTGATCGGCCTGCAGAACGACACGGCGTCCGGTGACATCAGCCGCGACCTGGCCGACACGCTCCAGCGCGCGCTCACCGCGGAGCCCGGCACTCCGGTCCAGGGCCGCCGCGCCCCGGCCGACGGACCGCGGCTGCAGGACCTCCTCGACCCCGAAGGCGCGTTCGAGCCAGTTGTGCACCCGGGGTTCGAATTCTGGGTTCCGGACGCTCAGAACGCGACCACGGAGGTGACCGCCTCCCTGGAGCGGGCCAACGCCGCCGCCATCCCGACCGTGAAGCTCGCGGGTGTCGACGCCGCGTACTGGTGCGAGACGCCCGACAAGAACCACCTGCGCTGGGTCATGCCGCACCCGGAGGAGCAGCTTCTGGACGCGCTCGCCCGGCTGCACGCCGCGGGCCGGTCGAGCCTCGGCGACGGCACCCGTCTCGTGGGCTCCTTCCGTGCCCACGGCCTCACGGTGCCGGTCTGGGACCTGCCGACCGGCGTCACGTCGGAGGATGTCGAGAAGCCGGCGGCCGAGTTCGCCGAGCGGCTCGCCGGCGCGCTGGCCTCGGACGCACCGCTGACCGCGGACGAGCGCCGGGCGCGCGGCGGTCTCACCAACCGGCAGGTCACGCTCAGCTGAGACACAGCCGACACCCAGCTGGGACTGGCCGACCGGTCAGTCGGCCGACAGGGTCGTCGACCGGGTGACTCCTGTCACAACTCCCCGTTGTGGCAGGGAAGTCGGTGTCCGAATAGCCGAGATCGAATTTGCGAACCGCCGATCTCTTGTTACCGTTCCATTAGCCCGGTTGCTGGTGCATCCCCCGTCGCCAGCAACCGGGTCTTCTCATTCCCGGATTCGGGCCCCCTGTCGGCAGAAGCCTCAACGCGCAGTCTGCGCAGGTGAGTTGCTCCCCGAGCGCAACAACAGCGGCCCCTCGGCCCCCTTCGCGAACTCCACGACCGCCGTGTACGCACCCGCGCCCCCCGCCGTGCGCTCCCGCGGTGTCTCGCACACCCCCGGCTCGTCGTCCGCGCCCACGGCGCAGTGCATCCGTACGGTGCGGTCCGCGGGCCCCATGAGGGTCAGTACGGACGTGAGATCGTCGCCGGTCGCGTTGCGGTAGTACGTACGCGCCCAGGTGTCCTGCCC contains:
- a CDS encoding S1C family serine protease translates to MSTENEGTAVPPAPSAPPVPVDTPAASVPPEQGVSPGPDPVDPHRGTAPSQGPAYPQESGVPQEGAPTATLPPVPSGAPEAAGPAPEAGAWPPPPPATPSYASGGEGGSGDVWGSSYQQPAPKPKSGGRGGLVAAVLVAALVAGGVGGGIGYWAADRNDDSTGSTTVAASQSGGDLKRDPGTVATVAATALPSTVTIEAEGSNGEGGTGTGFVFDTQGHILTNNHVVAEAVDSGKLSATFSNGKKYDAEVVGHAQGYDVAVIKLKNAPSDLKPLHLGNSDEIAVGDSTIAIGAPFGLSNTVTTGIISAKNRPVASSDGSAQSKASYMSALQTDASINPGNSGGPLLDANGSVIGINSAIQSSSGGGLGGTSQSGSIGLGFAIPINQAKTVAQQLIKTGKPVYPVIGASVSLEEGTGAKITEQGASGSDAVTPNGPAAKAGLKPGDVITKLDDRVIDSGPTLIGEIWTHKPGDTVKLTYTRDGKQQTAEVTLGQREGDS
- a CDS encoding ATP-binding protein; this translates as MRHCTCIGRFPVQSRGAFTPWRGAKEVSGVALVVAQEVPTSSSMAVPHGPAGVGEARHRMRAQLRTGGVAETVIDDAVLILSELLSNACRHGRPLGDALAGDGDVRAAWRVEPTGRLTVEVTDGGGPTRPVPATPSVTARGGRGLNIITALADDWGVRDDARGEVTVWVVVHKDAHAGHRRDDFAARVTAPSVSAIPDLDFGNAFDSLD
- a CDS encoding glycerophosphodiester phosphodiesterase — its product is MTHARQHLNQVVAHRGASEEAPEHTLAAYEKAIEDGADALECDVRLTADGHLVCVHDRRVNRTSNGRGAVSALELADLATLDFGSWKNRDEAPDWEQQRPPSWEQQSVLTLERLLELVADAGRPVQLAIETKHPTRWAGQVEERLLVLLKRFGLDAPPSAAESPVRVMSFSARSLHRVRAASPTLPTVYLMQFVSPRLRDGRLPAGVRIAGPSMRIVRNHPAYIERLKRAGHHVHVWTVNEPEDVDLCVELGVDAIITNRPRAVLHQLGR
- a CDS encoding DUF5926 family protein, producing MAKKRPQTKAKQPQLTDGEIPVVGAREPCPCNSGRRYKACHGRAAAHAVTELVHRPFEALAGEADWIALRELVPAATVELHLKEALPEGVPSVTLATVLPMAWPALRREDGSVLIGLQNDTASGDISRDLADTLQRALTAEPGTPVQGRRAPADGPRLQDLLDPEGAFEPVVHPGFEFWVPDAQNATTEVTASLERANAAAIPTVKLAGVDAAYWCETPDKNHLRWVMPHPEEQLLDALARLHAAGRSSLGDGTRLVGSFRAHGLTVPVWDLPTGVTSEDVEKPAAEFAERLAGALASDAPLTADERRARGGLTNRQVTLS